The genomic interval GTCGGGCCTCAACACCTTTGTGCAGATGCGATACGAGCCAATCGCGACCAACAGCGCCGCCCGCGGGCTTGCCCTGCGAACGGAAACCTCGTACCGAACGGCGGCGGTTGCCGCAAACGACCTCACGCGTCGAATTGGAGCCAACGTACTGGCGGCGACTGCGGCGCTCAACAACACCGCAAGCGAGGTGGTAATCGCCCAGGATGCGGTCCGTCTCTCCGGACGCTCCGTTGAAACCGAAGAAGCGAAGCTCCGCCTCGGACTCGCCACGCTGTTCGACGCGATCCTGTCCACCGACGCCCTGACAAGTGCACAACTCCGCCTGACGGATGCGCGGTACCGGTACGCCATTGCCCTCGCTCGCCTGCGGTTCGAGACCGGCACGCTCCTGCAGCACAACGCGGGCGGCGTCTCCGCAGAAACCCATCGTGTCCTGACACTCGAACTGGAGGGCGAATCCCAATGAGCCGGGATCGAGTGTTTCGAAAGGTGGCGCTGGACCGCCTCGCCTCTCCCGAGCAGCTCGACAAGCTGCTGCAGGTGACGCGACCGCGCAGTTGGATTGCCCTGGCCGCGCTGGGGTGCCTGGTTGGATCCGCTGTTGTTTGGGGGTTTGAGGGCAGCATCCCTTCCAGGGTGAGCGGCCAGGGCATCTTGCTCAAGAGCGGCGGCGTCTTGGAAATCGCGACGGGCGCGGGCGGCAGGATCACTGATATCGCAGTGAATGTCGGCGATGTGGTTCGGGAGGGGCAGGTCGTGGCCCGAATTGCCCAACCCGACACCCTGAACCGCATCCGGCAGGTGCGGCTCGCGCTCGACAACCTCCAGGTCGCACATCGGCTGACGAGGACGCACCGAGAGGAAGAAACCAACCTGCAACTCGCCCAACTGGCACAACGTCGTGACGGACTCGAACAGTCAATCGACGCCGCGGCAGCCATCCTCATCTGGCTGGACAGCAAGATGGCCGCACAGGAGCAGCTCGTTGAACAGGGTCGATTGACGCGACAGGCACTGATTGACACTCGCCGTCAGCGTGACGGAACCGCGGAGGAAATGCGAGCTCGGCAAGACCAGTTGGCGGAGCTTCGAATCCAGGAAGTGGCAGCGCGAGCCCGTAACGCCCGTACTCTTCAAACCAGTGAATACGAAGTCGCTCGCGCGCGGACGGAACTGACCCAACTTGAGCGCGAGTTGAAGGAGATGTCCGAAGTGCTCTCCACTTTCTCCGGCCGAGTCATCGAAGTGATGACGGAGCAAGGCGATCTCGTCGCACCAGGACAGCCCTTGCTCCGGCTGGACCGCACCGGCCGCACTGTCACTGGCCTCGAAGCCGTCGTCTACGTGCCGTCGGCACATGGCAAGCGAATCCGATCCGGCATGACGGTGCGGATTGCGCCCGCGTCCGTTGCGCCGGAGGAGTATGGCTATCTGCTCGGCACCGTCACCTTCGTTTCGGACTTCCCGACGACATCACGCGCCGTTCAGCGAACGCTGCGGAATCCGGAACTGGTAGCCGCCCTCACCCGGGGCGACGCGCCGTACGAAATCCGGGTGGACCTGCGTCTTGATCCGACGACGGCAAGCGGCTACCTCTGGTCGTCATCGGACGGGCCGCCGATCGACATCCTTACCGGCACGCTCTGCAGTGTGCTCATCACGGTGGAGCGACGGCGGCCGATCGACCTCGTAATCCCCATGATTCGCGATCAGTTCGGGCTGTGACCGTGCCTTCCATTCCCGACCGGCTGCTGGCAGTCGTCAGTTCGTTCCGTGCAGGCCTGGAGGGACTGTCGCTACCTGGGCTTTCGGTCAGGTTTCCCGGGCAACGCCGGATCCACGTCCCGACCGTGTTGCAGATGGAAGCGGTTGAATGCGGCGCAGCCGCACTGGCCATGGTGCTCGGCTGGTTTGGCCGTTACGTCCCCCTTGAGGATCTGCGCGTTGCCTGCGGCGTGTCGCGCGACGGAAGCAAGGCTGCCAACATGCTAAAGGGAGCCAGGCAATACGGCCTCACGGCACGGGGTCTTCGCCGCGAACCGAACGACCTGCGACGGTTGCCGGTCCCGTTGATCGTCCACTGGAATTTCAACCATTTCGTGGTCCTCGAGGGCTTTGGGCGGGACCGCGTATTCGTCAACGATCCGGCGTCGGGGCCCCGCGCCGTGTCAGTGGAGGAGTTCGATCAAGCGTTCACCGGCGTCGTGTTGACGTTCGAGCGTGGCGCGGACTTCAGGCGAGGCGGGGCAAGGCGCCGCCTCGTTACGGCACTCCGGCCGCGGCTTGCCGGATCGTACCCGGCACTCGGCTACGTCGTCGGAACGGGGCTGCTGTTGGTCGTTCCTGGCCTGGTCGTGCCGACCTTCTCCAGGCTCTTCGTCGACGACGTTCTGGTCCGAGGCGCGGCTGAGTTGGCACGCCCGCTCTTCCTGGCGATGGGAGTCGCCCTGGCGGCAACCGCGACGCTGACGTGGTTGCAGCAACGCTACCTGCTGCGGTTGGAGACGAAGTTCGCCGTGACGACGTCAAGCCAGTTTCTCTGGCATGTGATGCATCTTCCGATGCAGTTCTTCTCACAACGATACCCGGGCGACATCGGTTCTCGTGTAGTCATAAACGACCGGATCGCCTATCTGCTGTCGGGGGAACTGGCGGCCGCCTTCATCAGCGCGTCCATGGCGGTTTTCTATGCGGCATTGATGTGGCAATACGACCGAGGGCTCAGCTTCGTAGCAATAGCGACAGCAGTGCTGAATGTCATCGCGTTGAAGTACTTCTCCGCCAAGCGGGTCCACCTCAATCAGCAGTTACTTCACGAGCAGGCGCGCATGCTCGGCACTGCCATGGGCGGACTGCAGAGCATCGAAACACTAAAGGCGATGGGCGCCGAATCCGACCTGTTCACCAAGTGGTCCGGCTATCAGGCCAAAGCTGTCGGTGCGGAGCAGCGGCTCAAGCTCCAGACAGAACTCCTGTCGACCGTACCTCGCCTGCTGATGCCGATCAGTACGGCATGCATCCTGGGGATTGGCGGCCTGCGAGTCATGGACGGAGGGATCAGCATGGGGATGTTGATCGCCTTTCAGGCCCTGATGCTGGGCTTCATCACCCCAATCAACCGCATGGTGGATCTCGGCAGCACGTTGCAGGAAGTCAAGGGCGACGTAGCGCGCCTCGATGAC from Acidobacteriota bacterium carries:
- a CDS encoding NHLP bacteriocin system secretion protein, which encodes MSRDRVFRKVALDRLASPEQLDKLLQVTRPRSWIALAALGCLVGSAVVWGFEGSIPSRVSGQGILLKSGGVLEIATGAGGRITDIAVNVGDVVREGQVVARIAQPDTLNRIRQVRLALDNLQVAHRLTRTHREEETNLQLAQLAQRRDGLEQSIDAAAAILIWLDSKMAAQEQLVEQGRLTRQALIDTRRQRDGTAEEMRARQDQLAELRIQEVAARARNARTLQTSEYEVARARTELTQLERELKEMSEVLSTFSGRVIEVMTEQGDLVAPGQPLLRLDRTGRTVTGLEAVVYVPSAHGKRIRSGMTVRIAPASVAPEEYGYLLGTVTFVSDFPTTSRAVQRTLRNPELVAALTRGDAPYEIRVDLRLDPTTASGYLWSSSDGPPIDILTGTLCSVLITVERRRPIDLVIPMIRDQFGL
- a CDS encoding NHLP family bacteriocin export ABC transporter peptidase/permease/ATPase subunit; protein product: MSLPGLSVRFPGQRRIHVPTVLQMEAVECGAAALAMVLGWFGRYVPLEDLRVACGVSRDGSKAANMLKGARQYGLTARGLRREPNDLRRLPVPLIVHWNFNHFVVLEGFGRDRVFVNDPASGPRAVSVEEFDQAFTGVVLTFERGADFRRGGARRRLVTALRPRLAGSYPALGYVVGTGLLLVVPGLVVPTFSRLFVDDVLVRGAAELARPLFLAMGVALAATATLTWLQQRYLLRLETKFAVTTSSQFLWHVMHLPMQFFSQRYPGDIGSRVVINDRIAYLLSGELAAAFISASMAVFYAALMWQYDRGLSFVAIATAVLNVIALKYFSAKRVHLNQQLLHEQARMLGTAMGGLQSIETLKAMGAESDLFTKWSGYQAKAVGAEQRLKLQTELLSTVPRLLMPISTACILGIGGLRVMDGGISMGMLIAFQALMLGFITPINRMVDLGSTLQEVKGDVARLDDVLSATAELHPMDDGFMVIPETGTGMQQPLQPATVGFQVKLSGYLELRDVSFGYNPLEPPLVERFSLRLQPGQRVALVGGSGCGKTTIARLVCGLYQPWNGDVLFDGRPRQTIPRRLMTTSFSVVDQDVFLFEGSIRDNLTLWDSTVAEADMVRAAADACMHEEISARPDHYNGPVEEAGRNFSGGQRQRLEIARALVTNPTVLVLDEATSALDPTTEARIDDNLRRRGCTCLIVAHRLSTIRDCDEIIVLDRGAITQRGTHDELMETDGPYSRLIAAA